One Thunnus thynnus chromosome 21, fThuThy2.1, whole genome shotgun sequence DNA segment encodes these proteins:
- the mettl4 gene encoding N(6)-adenine-specific methyltransferase METTL4 isoform X4 has product MMSVVAQSTQGCVLNARALIDRGYSRCTRWKGEKNTHVTCCFKRQCFQISKSHYNLNASAAVDAGNTEMLQKADKTSKKRKRKHSELNQGEIDSQAFHEKIRSVVLEGTKSLVDSARSLGYLNGTTVTVEEPLPSQECSLAALCEMAKELPLVDDEEQDDCVQSLVLEDGCTSHLDLFSRVTENTADWATVVTLMGEEYVIPPHTAFLLSDFTRLQPLVHYGRRFELIVMDPPWENKSVKRSRRYSSLPSSQLKRLPIPLLASPNCLVVTWVTNRPSHLRFVCDELYPHWGVEVVAEWYWVKVTTSGEFVFPLDSQHKKPYEVLILGRYRSSASTSSSLSETSEVPVEDQRLIVSVPSALHSQKPSLSGLLEPVGSLDGVKPQPLSPQRRETLTHFSSPLRWGYCH; this is encoded by the exons ATGATGTCCGTGGTGGCTCAAAGCACGCAGGGATGTGTTTTGAATGCTCGCGCACTTATCGATCGGGGTTATTCGCGATGCACGCGatggaaaggagagaaaaacacacatgtcaCGTGTTGTTTCAAGAGACAGTGctttcagatttcaaagagccATTACAACCTGAATGCCAGTGCTGCTGTGGATGCAGGAAACACGGAGATGTTACAGAAAGCAGACAAAACGTCAAAG AAAAGGAAACGAAAACACAGCGAACTCAACCAGGGAGAAATCGATTCACAGGCCTTTCATGAGAAG ATCAGATCTGTCGTTCTGGAGGGAACAAAGTCCTTGGTGGATTCTGCCAGATCCCTGGGATACCTGAACGGAACGACAGTCACGGTGGAAGAGCCGCTTCCCTCCCAGGAGTGCAGCCTCGCCGCTCTGTGTGAAATGGCTAAAGAGCTTCCTCTAGTGGACGACGAGGAGCAGGACGACTGTGTTCAGTCACTTGTGCTTGAGGACGGCTGCACGTCACATCTCGACTTGTTCTCACGGGTGACGGAGAACACGGCGGACTGGGCCACGGTGGTCACACTGATGGGAGAGGAATATGTAATACCACCACACACGGCGTTCCTGCTCTCTGATTTCACAAGACTACAACCACTAGTCCACT ATGGAAGGAGGTTTGAGCTAATAGTTATGGATCCGCCGTGGGAAAACAAGTCCGTTAAGAGGAGTCGCAG ATACAGTTCTTTGCCTTCATCCCAACTGAAACGACTCCCCATTCCCCTCCTGGCGTCCCCGAACTGTTTAGTTGTCACCTGGGTTACGAACCGGCCGAGCCATCTGCGTTTCGTCTGTGACGAGCTGTATCCTCACTGGGGGGTTGAGGTCGTGGCTGAATGGTACTGGGTTAAG GTTACCACATCTGGAGAGTTTGTGTTTCCACTGGATTCACAGCACAAGAAGCCATATGAAGTGTTGATCCTCGGCCGATATCGGTCCTCTGCGAGTACCTCCTCAAG CCTTTCAGAGACGTCTGAGGTCCCTGTGGAGGATCAGCGTTTGATTGTCAGTGTCCCATCAGCTCTGCACTCCCAGAAACCCTCACTTTCAG
- the mettl4 gene encoding N(6)-adenine-specific methyltransferase METTL4 isoform X3, whose product MMSVVAQSTQGCVLNARALIDRGYSRCTRWKGEKNTHVTCCFKRQCFQISKSHYNLNASAAVDAGNTEMLQKADKTSKKRKRKHSELNQGEIDSQAFHEKIRSVVLEGTKSLVDSARSLGYLNGTTVTVEEPLPSQECSLAALCEMAKELPLVDDEEQDDCVQSLVLEDGCTSHLDLFSRVTENTADWATVVTLMGEEYVIPPHTAFLLSDFTRLQPLVHYGRRFELIVMDPPWENKSVKRSRRYSSLPSSQLKRLPIPLLASPNCLVVTWVTNRPSHLRFVCDELYPHWGVEVVAEWYWVKVTTSGEFVFPLDSQHKKPYEVLILGRYRSSASTSSSLSETSEVPVEDQRLIVSVPSALHSQKPSLSEGNAATSMIVILLCSFSNVLQVLLQPAITHPHHGSTTQSVMRC is encoded by the exons ATGATGTCCGTGGTGGCTCAAAGCACGCAGGGATGTGTTTTGAATGCTCGCGCACTTATCGATCGGGGTTATTCGCGATGCACGCGatggaaaggagagaaaaacacacatgtcaCGTGTTGTTTCAAGAGACAGTGctttcagatttcaaagagccATTACAACCTGAATGCCAGTGCTGCTGTGGATGCAGGAAACACGGAGATGTTACAGAAAGCAGACAAAACGTCAAAG AAAAGGAAACGAAAACACAGCGAACTCAACCAGGGAGAAATCGATTCACAGGCCTTTCATGAGAAG ATCAGATCTGTCGTTCTGGAGGGAACAAAGTCCTTGGTGGATTCTGCCAGATCCCTGGGATACCTGAACGGAACGACAGTCACGGTGGAAGAGCCGCTTCCCTCCCAGGAGTGCAGCCTCGCCGCTCTGTGTGAAATGGCTAAAGAGCTTCCTCTAGTGGACGACGAGGAGCAGGACGACTGTGTTCAGTCACTTGTGCTTGAGGACGGCTGCACGTCACATCTCGACTTGTTCTCACGGGTGACGGAGAACACGGCGGACTGGGCCACGGTGGTCACACTGATGGGAGAGGAATATGTAATACCACCACACACGGCGTTCCTGCTCTCTGATTTCACAAGACTACAACCACTAGTCCACT ATGGAAGGAGGTTTGAGCTAATAGTTATGGATCCGCCGTGGGAAAACAAGTCCGTTAAGAGGAGTCGCAG ATACAGTTCTTTGCCTTCATCCCAACTGAAACGACTCCCCATTCCCCTCCTGGCGTCCCCGAACTGTTTAGTTGTCACCTGGGTTACGAACCGGCCGAGCCATCTGCGTTTCGTCTGTGACGAGCTGTATCCTCACTGGGGGGTTGAGGTCGTGGCTGAATGGTACTGGGTTAAG GTTACCACATCTGGAGAGTTTGTGTTTCCACTGGATTCACAGCACAAGAAGCCATATGAAGTGTTGATCCTCGGCCGATATCGGTCCTCTGCGAGTACCTCCTCAAG CCTTTCAGAGACGTCTGAGGTCCCTGTGGAGGATCAGCGTTTGATTGTCAGTGTCCCATCAGCTCTGCACTCCCAGAAACCCTCACTTTCAG AGGGCAATGCAGCAACATCAATGATTGTTATCCTGCTATGCAGCTTCAGCAATGTGCTGCAAGTCCTACTACAGCCTGCTATCACACATCCACATCATGGATCCACAACTCAGTCAGTTATG
- the mettl4 gene encoding N(6)-adenine-specific methyltransferase METTL4 isoform X1 — protein MMSVVAQSTQGCVLNARALIDRGYSRCTRWKGEKNTHVTCCFKRQCFQISKSHYNLNASAAVDAGNTEMLQKADKTSKKRKRKHSELNQGEIDSQAFHEKIRSVVLEGTKSLVDSARSLGYLNGTTVTVEEPLPSQECSLAALCEMAKELPLVDDEEQDDCVQSLVLEDGCTSHLDLFSRVTENTADWATVVTLMGEEYVIPPHTAFLLSDFTRLQPLVHYGRRFELIVMDPPWENKSVKRSRRYSSLPSSQLKRLPIPLLASPNCLVVTWVTNRPSHLRFVCDELYPHWGVEVVAEWYWVKVTTSGEFVFPLDSQHKKPYEVLILGRYRSSASTSSSLSETSEVPVEDQRLIVSVPSALHSQKPSLSEGNAATSMIVILLCSFSNVLQVLLQPAITHPHHGSTTQSVMKADISFLKVVISGCRWPCWRSTNITFMAFIVVIINGVFES, from the exons ATGATGTCCGTGGTGGCTCAAAGCACGCAGGGATGTGTTTTGAATGCTCGCGCACTTATCGATCGGGGTTATTCGCGATGCACGCGatggaaaggagagaaaaacacacatgtcaCGTGTTGTTTCAAGAGACAGTGctttcagatttcaaagagccATTACAACCTGAATGCCAGTGCTGCTGTGGATGCAGGAAACACGGAGATGTTACAGAAAGCAGACAAAACGTCAAAG AAAAGGAAACGAAAACACAGCGAACTCAACCAGGGAGAAATCGATTCACAGGCCTTTCATGAGAAG ATCAGATCTGTCGTTCTGGAGGGAACAAAGTCCTTGGTGGATTCTGCCAGATCCCTGGGATACCTGAACGGAACGACAGTCACGGTGGAAGAGCCGCTTCCCTCCCAGGAGTGCAGCCTCGCCGCTCTGTGTGAAATGGCTAAAGAGCTTCCTCTAGTGGACGACGAGGAGCAGGACGACTGTGTTCAGTCACTTGTGCTTGAGGACGGCTGCACGTCACATCTCGACTTGTTCTCACGGGTGACGGAGAACACGGCGGACTGGGCCACGGTGGTCACACTGATGGGAGAGGAATATGTAATACCACCACACACGGCGTTCCTGCTCTCTGATTTCACAAGACTACAACCACTAGTCCACT ATGGAAGGAGGTTTGAGCTAATAGTTATGGATCCGCCGTGGGAAAACAAGTCCGTTAAGAGGAGTCGCAG ATACAGTTCTTTGCCTTCATCCCAACTGAAACGACTCCCCATTCCCCTCCTGGCGTCCCCGAACTGTTTAGTTGTCACCTGGGTTACGAACCGGCCGAGCCATCTGCGTTTCGTCTGTGACGAGCTGTATCCTCACTGGGGGGTTGAGGTCGTGGCTGAATGGTACTGGGTTAAG GTTACCACATCTGGAGAGTTTGTGTTTCCACTGGATTCACAGCACAAGAAGCCATATGAAGTGTTGATCCTCGGCCGATATCGGTCCTCTGCGAGTACCTCCTCAAG CCTTTCAGAGACGTCTGAGGTCCCTGTGGAGGATCAGCGTTTGATTGTCAGTGTCCCATCAGCTCTGCACTCCCAGAAACCCTCACTTTCAG AGGGCAATGCAGCAACATCAATGATTGTTATCCTGCTATGCAGCTTCAGCAATGTGCTGCAAGTCCTACTACAGCCTGCTATCACACATCCACATCATGGATCCACAACTCAGTCAGTTATG AAAGCTGACATCTCCTTTTTGAAAGTGGTTATCAGTGGTTGCAGATGGCCATGTTGGAGGAGCACAAACATTACTTTCATGGCCTTTATTGTAGTTATAATAAATGGAGTGTTTGAATCCTAA